In Thermococcus camini, a genomic segment contains:
- a CDS encoding ABC transporter ATP-binding protein yields MVRVELRGVVKEWEDFRLEIGELAVKDGEFLTLLGPSGCGKTTTLRMIAGFEKPDRGEILFDGRPINDLPPYERGIGIVFQDYALFPHMTVFKNIAFGLEMKKLPKAEIERKVRWALELVGLSGLENRYPEQLSGGQQQRVALARALVVEPDVLLLDEPLSNLDAKIRERLRGEIKRIQRELGITTIYVTHDQEEAMAVSDRIAVMNFGRVEQVGKPLELYYRPKTEFVARFLGLSNILELKAENGRACIGSLCFNVEREGRVRIFFRPESVYLKPGDTAEIIDYELLPGRIRLKLEIEGSVILAERFLDELPFIVEEMPERVDVEVRNFSVLEAE; encoded by the coding sequence ATGGTGAGGGTAGAGCTGCGAGGAGTGGTCAAGGAGTGGGAGGACTTCAGGCTTGAGATAGGCGAGCTGGCAGTTAAGGACGGCGAGTTTCTCACGCTCCTCGGGCCGAGCGGCTGCGGAAAGACCACGACGCTCAGAATGATAGCGGGCTTTGAAAAGCCGGATAGGGGAGAGATACTATTCGATGGAAGGCCCATAAACGATCTGCCCCCCTACGAGCGCGGGATAGGCATAGTCTTCCAGGACTACGCGCTGTTTCCACACATGACGGTCTTCAAAAACATCGCCTTCGGGCTGGAGATGAAAAAGCTCCCGAAGGCCGAAATCGAAAGGAAGGTGAGATGGGCGCTTGAGCTGGTCGGCCTTTCTGGATTAGAAAACCGCTATCCGGAGCAGCTGAGCGGTGGACAACAGCAGAGGGTTGCCCTCGCGAGGGCTTTAGTGGTTGAGCCCGACGTCCTCCTGCTCGACGAGCCCCTCAGCAACCTCGACGCCAAGATAAGGGAGCGTTTGAGGGGAGAGATAAAGAGAATCCAGCGCGAGCTCGGCATAACGACGATATACGTCACCCACGACCAGGAGGAGGCGATGGCGGTAAGCGACAGGATTGCCGTTATGAACTTTGGAAGAGTTGAGCAGGTGGGGAAACCGCTGGAGCTCTACTACCGTCCAAAGACCGAGTTTGTGGCGCGCTTTCTGGGCTTGAGCAACATACTGGAGCTTAAAGCGGAAAACGGGAGGGCCTGCATCGGGAGTCTGTGCTTTAACGTCGAAAGAGAGGGGAGGGTGAGAATCTTCTTCAGGCCGGAGAGCGTTTACTTGAAGCCCGGCGATACCGCCGAAATCATCGACTACGAACTCCTGCCGGGGAGGATAAGGCTCAAGCTTGAAATCGAAGGCAGTGTTATCCTCGCGGAGCGCTTCCTCGACGAGCTGCCCTTCATCGTGGAGGAGATGCCAGAGAGAGTAGATGTTGAGGTGAGGAACTTCTCGGTGCTCGAAGCGGAGTGA
- a CDS encoding ABC transporter permease: MGSRLSKLFLLIPLAFLVVFFYVPLASILKTGLWENGLTLRHISAVLANDYHRRVIAFTIGQAIASTFLTLALGLPGAYIFARYDFPGKGTIKAILTVPFVMPSVMVALGYILLFGKSGFITGLIGRDLGILYSWKGILLAHAFYNFPIVIRMVSSLWQRVNPHYEEAAMALGAKGWTLFRKVTLPMISPAIFASAMLTFVFCFLSFSIPLIIGGYRYATIEVDIFTSIMVLLDFKTGSALAIIQIILSMGFMYLYLRALDAYAKREEQRVFRKPRPFTRRDWLSLKGLFVGVYSIIIFLFIVSPLLAVLYDSLRFNDAWSLEWYRRIFSTEYNPMFGATTLDAVRNSLTFGLATIFLSVLVALPIAYALHRWDFRGKRLFDVLVMLPLASSAITLGLGYIRVFHSTRLYFTAWIIIAAHTVIAYPFVLRAVSTSLKKIRPNLWEAALSLGAKEWKAFLRVELPLALGGVVVGAIFAFAMSIAELGATYMLAKPEYTTMTVAIYKFLGARQFGSASALSVLLMAVSTLSFLIIERVGEEVW, from the coding sequence ATGGGGTCAAGGCTCTCGAAGCTCTTCCTGCTCATCCCGCTGGCCTTCCTCGTGGTCTTCTTCTACGTCCCGTTAGCCAGTATTCTAAAAACCGGCCTCTGGGAGAACGGCCTCACCCTTAGGCACATCTCCGCAGTTCTGGCCAACGACTACCACAGGAGGGTCATAGCCTTCACGATAGGGCAGGCGATAGCCTCAACCTTCCTTACCCTTGCACTCGGCCTTCCCGGGGCATACATATTCGCCCGCTATGATTTTCCGGGAAAGGGCACCATAAAGGCGATTCTAACCGTCCCGTTCGTCATGCCCAGCGTGATGGTAGCCCTTGGCTACATACTCCTATTCGGAAAAAGCGGCTTCATAACCGGGCTCATAGGCCGCGACCTTGGAATCCTCTACTCCTGGAAGGGAATCCTCCTCGCCCACGCCTTCTACAACTTCCCAATAGTTATCCGCATGGTCTCGTCGCTGTGGCAGCGCGTTAATCCTCACTACGAGGAGGCGGCGATGGCACTCGGGGCCAAAGGCTGGACGCTCTTCAGAAAGGTTACCCTCCCGATGATTTCCCCGGCGATTTTTGCCTCCGCGATGCTGACTTTTGTCTTCTGCTTCCTGAGCTTCTCGATTCCCCTCATTATCGGCGGCTATCGCTATGCCACCATAGAGGTGGACATCTTCACCTCGATAATGGTTCTCCTGGACTTCAAGACCGGCTCGGCACTGGCAATAATCCAGATAATCCTGAGCATGGGCTTCATGTACCTCTATCTTAGGGCGCTTGATGCATACGCCAAGCGCGAGGAGCAGCGCGTATTTAGAAAGCCCCGCCCCTTCACGAGGCGCGACTGGCTGAGCCTCAAGGGACTGTTCGTTGGGGTCTATTCCATAATCATCTTCCTCTTCATAGTTTCCCCGCTCTTAGCTGTCCTCTACGACTCCCTGCGCTTCAACGATGCCTGGAGCCTCGAATGGTACAGGAGGATATTCTCGACCGAGTACAACCCGATGTTCGGGGCGACGACGCTCGACGCGGTAAGGAACTCCCTGACCTTCGGCCTGGCGACGATATTTCTGTCTGTTCTCGTTGCCCTGCCAATAGCCTACGCCCTCCACCGCTGGGACTTCAGGGGAAAGCGACTCTTCGATGTCCTGGTTATGCTCCCACTGGCGAGTTCAGCCATAACCCTCGGCCTGGGATACATAAGGGTCTTCCACAGCACGAGGCTCTACTTCACCGCCTGGATAATCATCGCCGCCCACACCGTCATAGCCTATCCCTTCGTCTTAAGGGCGGTTTCCACCTCCTTAAAGAAGATAAGACCGAACCTCTGGGAGGCGGCGCTGAGCCTGGGAGCCAAAGAGTGGAAGGCCTTCCTGAGGGTGGAGCTTCCGCTGGCTTTGGGTGGGGTCGTCGTCGGCGCGATATTCGCCTTCGCCATGAGCATAGCGGAGCTGGGAGCGACCTACATGCTGGCCAAACCAGAGTACACCACCATGACTGTGGCCATATACAAGTTCCTCGGGGCGAGGCAGTTCGGTTCCGCTTCTGCCCTATCAGTTCTCCTTATGGCGGTCTCAACGCTCAGTTTCCTGATAATCGAGAGGGTAGGTGAGGAAGTATGGTGA
- a CDS encoding DmpA family aminopeptidase, whose amino-acid sequence MKAPELGIRIGRYEHGRRNSIADLGVKVGNSTIIEGDDIRTGVTVLVPPVKNPYRERLFAGVYTFNGFSKPIGFIQVEELGYLETPVALTSTLNGYRIADALISLWAKENPEGISVNPLVMECNDGYLNDNKKRAVNEEHVFEAFKNASLDFEEGSVGAGTGMSAFEFKGGIGSSSRVVEIGGESYTVASLVLSNFGKREDLVIAGVLVGLELKDYPGRGLSMRGSISIVIATDAPLTSRQLTRVARRAILGLARTGSYGHNGSGDIVLAFSTAQTVPGGKEVQSIGFLPDDALNRLFIAVADSTEEAIINSLLQARTMGGRNGRIRYALPVDRLVEIMERYGRIERA is encoded by the coding sequence ATGAAGGCTCCCGAGCTGGGGATAAGGATAGGTCGCTACGAGCACGGAAGGAGAAATTCAATAGCCGACCTGGGGGTTAAGGTTGGCAACTCAACGATAATCGAGGGAGACGATATTAGAACGGGAGTTACAGTCCTCGTCCCGCCGGTGAAGAATCCTTACCGGGAGAGGCTCTTCGCGGGGGTTTACACCTTCAACGGCTTTTCCAAACCGATCGGGTTTATCCAGGTGGAGGAGCTCGGCTATCTCGAAACTCCTGTAGCACTCACGAGCACGCTCAACGGCTACCGCATTGCGGACGCGCTGATAAGCCTCTGGGCCAAAGAGAACCCCGAAGGGATATCTGTCAATCCCCTCGTGATGGAGTGCAACGATGGCTACCTGAACGATAATAAAAAGCGTGCCGTTAATGAGGAACACGTCTTTGAGGCCTTCAAAAACGCTTCACTCGACTTTGAGGAAGGCTCGGTTGGAGCCGGCACCGGGATGAGCGCCTTTGAGTTCAAGGGCGGAATAGGCTCGTCGTCGAGGGTCGTCGAGATTGGCGGTGAAAGCTATACCGTTGCATCGCTCGTCCTCAGCAACTTTGGCAAGAGGGAGGATTTGGTCATAGCTGGCGTTCTCGTCGGCCTTGAGCTGAAAGACTATCCCGGAAGGGGGCTCTCCATGAGGGGGAGCATATCGATTGTAATCGCCACAGACGCGCCGCTCACATCGAGGCAACTCACGAGAGTGGCTAGGAGGGCAATCCTTGGCCTGGCCAGGACAGGCTCCTACGGTCACAACGGGAGCGGGGACATAGTTCTGGCCTTCTCGACAGCCCAGACCGTCCCGGGCGGTAAGGAAGTCCAGTCAATAGGCTTCTTGCCCGACGATGCCCTCAACAGGCTCTTTATAGCAGTGGCGGATTCCACTGAAGAGGCGATAATCAACTCCCTCCTGCAGGCCAGGACGATGGGGGGCAGAAACGGCAGGATCCGCTACGCCCTTCCTGTTGATAGGCTTGTGGAAATCATGGAAAGATACGGGAGGATTGAGAGGGCTTAA
- a CDS encoding deoxyribonuclease IV, which yields MFKVDRLRFGTAGIPISTPKRSTIDGIIHVRNLGLDAMELEFVRGVNLKPELAKKIKYVAKKHDVLLTAHAPYYINLNAAEKAKIEASKRRIIQSAERLHEAGGWSVVFHAGYYLKQDPAKVYEKIKGEIKDIVKNLQDRGIEVWIRPELTGKPTQFGDLMELVKLSEEIERVLPTIDFAHAHARNKGKCNSVEEWREMLSLMEDRLGRDALDNMHIHISGINYTAKGERNHLNLQESDMNWKDLLRVLKEFKVKGVVISESPNIEGDAILMKKKYEEIRV from the coding sequence ATGTTTAAAGTTGACAGGCTTCGATTCGGCACCGCAGGAATACCCATCTCAACCCCAAAACGTTCAACTATAGACGGAATAATCCACGTGAGAAACCTCGGGCTCGATGCGATGGAGCTTGAGTTCGTCAGGGGGGTCAATCTAAAACCGGAGCTGGCCAAGAAAATAAAGTACGTGGCGAAGAAGCATGACGTCCTCCTGACGGCCCACGCACCTTACTACATCAATCTCAACGCGGCCGAGAAGGCCAAGATCGAGGCCAGCAAGAGAAGGATAATCCAGAGCGCCGAGCGGCTCCATGAAGCGGGCGGATGGAGCGTCGTTTTTCACGCCGGTTACTACCTCAAGCAGGACCCTGCGAAGGTCTACGAAAAAATCAAAGGCGAGATAAAGGACATCGTAAAGAACCTCCAGGACAGGGGCATAGAGGTGTGGATAAGGCCCGAGCTGACAGGAAAGCCCACGCAGTTCGGAGACCTGATGGAGCTGGTAAAGCTGAGCGAAGAGATAGAGAGGGTCCTGCCAACGATAGACTTCGCCCACGCCCATGCCAGGAACAAAGGCAAATGCAACAGCGTTGAGGAATGGCGTGAGATGCTCTCCTTGATGGAGGACCGCCTTGGAAGAGATGCCTTAGACAACATGCACATCCACATAAGCGGCATAAACTACACAGCAAAGGGGGAGAGGAACCACCTGAACCTCCAGGAGAGTGACATGAACTGGAAAGACCTGCTGAGGGTTCTCAAGGAGTTCAAAGTCAAGGGAGTGGTCATAAGCGAGAGCCCGAACATCGAGGGCGATGCAATCCTGATGAAAAAGAAATACGAGGAGATACGGGTTTAA
- a CDS encoding coiled-coil domain-containing protein encodes MRLEQALDEYDKRRKKAAKEAEKIRKKYNKRLEKKLREILKRIDSLERKEIPKNVDDNIRKIVTAERRNYVTSLRNALESIGDMDDLGKRLPDLAKLHVGHGRYLIILFEKDVYAINRLLKELNEDYVKYYNELAEKGLEDLRIREILSEEKAIRRSIEELTDEIRALREKAKKKRAKIEESRRQHGLEEVKTEIKILSARIRSEEMEVRSKASKLQKPVKRLRLHETIAQEFVGDSSVALRKPEEFISLMKKIHPGLEGKYRKTAEWLIDNLEERARRIEEERKKLAELEERRDEVLTGINDMEKELWELQRLIEERETELKKLRSKLEHLERELDDNLAKLEEILGESIER; translated from the coding sequence TTGAGGCTGGAGCAAGCGCTTGATGAGTACGATAAGAGGAGAAAGAAGGCCGCGAAAGAAGCCGAGAAAATAAGAAAAAAGTACAATAAACGCCTGGAGAAAAAGCTTCGGGAGATCCTGAAGAGGATAGACTCCCTTGAAAGGAAGGAGATCCCGAAGAACGTTGACGACAACATCAGGAAAATCGTGACCGCGGAGAGGAGGAACTACGTCACCTCCCTCAGGAACGCCCTGGAGAGCATCGGCGATATGGACGACCTCGGAAAGCGCCTTCCGGATTTAGCCAAGCTACACGTGGGACACGGTAGGTACCTCATAATCCTCTTCGAGAAGGACGTTTACGCAATAAACCGCCTGCTGAAGGAGCTGAACGAGGACTACGTGAAGTACTACAACGAACTGGCGGAGAAGGGGCTGGAGGACCTCAGAATACGGGAGATTCTATCGGAGGAGAAAGCCATAAGGAGAAGCATTGAAGAACTCACGGACGAGATCCGCGCGCTCCGGGAGAAGGCTAAGAAGAAGCGGGCGAAGATTGAGGAATCGCGCCGCCAGCACGGGCTGGAAGAGGTGAAGACGGAGATAAAGATCCTCTCGGCCAGGATACGGAGCGAAGAGATGGAAGTTCGCTCGAAGGCCTCGAAGCTCCAAAAACCCGTTAAGAGGCTGCGCCTGCACGAAACCATCGCCCAGGAATTCGTCGGGGACAGCTCCGTCGCACTTAGAAAGCCAGAGGAGTTCATATCCCTCATGAAGAAGATACACCCCGGCCTGGAGGGGAAGTACCGAAAGACCGCGGAGTGGCTCATCGACAACCTCGAGGAGAGGGCGCGGAGGATAGAGGAGGAACGGAAAAAGTTGGCGGAGCTTGAAGAGAGGCGCGACGAGGTTCTAACAGGCATCAATGACATGGAAAAGGAGCTGTGGGAGCTCCAGAGACTCATCGAGGAAAGGGAGACGGAACTCAAAAAGCTCAGGAGCAAGCTGGAGCACCTGGAGAGGGAGCTGGACGATAATCTGGCAAAACTCGAGGAGATCCTCGGCGAATCGATAGAGCGATAG
- a CDS encoding DUF373 family protein — MVDIKALILAIDRDDDFGEKAGVEGPVIGREACIDAALKLSLADPEDSDANVVYAAVKLYDSLKESGEFDDVQVALITGHPKVGVKSDLELARQLELVLERFPADGVITVTDGAEDEQIFPIITSKVPIISSHRVVVKQSEGIETTYYIIYRYLKEILSDPEVAKVVLGIPGMILLLYGIARLIGVWYPESVKIISATITGTILLFIGGYFFTKGFRFNVRETIAKQFVFVISVIAGALVIIGGAINAYFRLEEYSLDLIGSYPGTPLLAMLIYINALNPSLIIGVAVMITGKVIQSYLRKDHHIWYYTSTLLMMPALWVTIDLTTRYAMAILTLSDIEVFTKLLFALADVAVAVLVGIYMRGKVRGWERVEAGASA; from the coding sequence GTGGTTGATATTAAAGCACTGATTCTCGCTATAGACCGCGATGACGACTTTGGAGAGAAGGCGGGCGTTGAGGGGCCGGTCATCGGGCGAGAGGCCTGTATCGACGCCGCCCTAAAGCTCAGCCTTGCCGATCCCGAGGACAGCGATGCCAACGTTGTTTATGCCGCAGTTAAGCTGTACGACAGCCTGAAAGAGAGCGGGGAGTTTGATGACGTCCAGGTGGCCCTCATAACCGGCCACCCGAAGGTGGGTGTCAAGAGCGACCTGGAGCTCGCCAGGCAGCTGGAGCTGGTTCTCGAGAGGTTCCCTGCGGATGGCGTCATCACAGTAACAGACGGCGCCGAAGACGAGCAGATATTCCCGATAATCACATCGAAAGTGCCGATAATAAGCTCCCACCGCGTCGTGGTCAAACAGAGCGAGGGCATAGAGACGACGTACTACATCATCTACAGGTATTTGAAGGAGATACTGAGCGACCCCGAGGTGGCGAAGGTGGTCCTCGGCATTCCCGGGATGATACTCCTGCTCTATGGAATCGCCCGCCTTATCGGCGTCTGGTATCCCGAGAGCGTAAAGATAATCTCCGCCACGATAACAGGTACGATACTCCTCTTTATCGGCGGCTACTTCTTCACCAAGGGCTTCCGGTTCAACGTCCGCGAGACCATAGCCAAGCAGTTCGTCTTCGTCATCTCGGTCATAGCAGGAGCGCTGGTCATCATAGGTGGTGCGATAAACGCCTACTTCCGGCTTGAGGAGTACTCCTTGGACCTGATAGGCAGTTATCCGGGAACGCCGCTCCTCGCGATGCTGATCTACATCAACGCACTCAACCCCTCCCTGATAATAGGGGTGGCGGTCATGATAACCGGTAAGGTGATACAGTCCTACCTGAGGAAGGACCACCACATCTGGTACTACACCTCCACGCTTCTCATGATGCCGGCCCTGTGGGTGACGATAGACCTCACCACCCGCTACGCGATGGCCATACTGACGCTCTCCGACATAGAGGTCTTCACGAAGCTTCTGTTTGCGCTGGCAGACGTCGCGGTGGCGGTTCTTGTTGGAATCTACATGAGGGGAAAAGTTAGGGGATGGGAGAGAGTTGAGGCTGGAGCAAGCGCTTGA
- a CDS encoding MTH1187 family thiamine-binding protein gives MVIVEFVIVPLGQKSLSRYVAEVVKLLERKGVKYQLTPMATIIEVPTVRDAFEILEQAHELMFELGAERVSTTVRIDDRRDVERKMEDKVKSVMEKVRGG, from the coding sequence GTGGTGATAGTAGAGTTCGTCATCGTTCCCCTCGGCCAGAAAAGCCTGAGCAGGTACGTCGCAGAGGTGGTAAAGCTTTTAGAGAGAAAGGGTGTTAAATATCAACTGACCCCGATGGCAACAATAATAGAGGTTCCAACCGTAAGGGACGCGTTTGAAATACTAGAGCAGGCCCATGAACTCATGTTCGAGCTCGGGGCCGAGAGGGTCTCTACAACCGTGAGGATAGACGACAGGCGCGATGTGGAAAGAAAAATGGAGGACAAGGTGAAATCCGTGATGGAAAAGGTCAGGGGTGGTTGA
- a CDS encoding TIGR00296 family protein, which yields MYKIKDDWGEFLVRLARRAIEEYVRNGRTIKPPEDTPPKLWEKMGVFVTINRRHAPPQMALRGCIGFPLPIYPLVEATIKAAIYAAVDDPRFPPVRESELNDLVIEVSVLTPPEPIEGPPEERPKNIKVGRDGLIVEKGIYSGLLLPQVPIEWGWDEEEFLAQTCWKAGLPPDCWLDEDTKVYRFTAEIFEEEKPGGPVRRKPLV from the coding sequence ATGTACAAGATCAAGGACGACTGGGGGGAGTTCCTCGTCAGGCTCGCAAGGAGAGCTATAGAGGAGTACGTTAGAAACGGCAGAACGATAAAACCGCCAGAGGATACGCCCCCGAAGCTGTGGGAGAAGATGGGCGTCTTCGTGACTATCAACAGGCGTCACGCTCCTCCGCAAATGGCCCTTAGGGGATGCATAGGCTTCCCTTTGCCGATATATCCCCTGGTTGAGGCTACTATAAAGGCCGCCATATACGCTGCTGTCGACGACCCGCGCTTCCCGCCAGTGAGGGAGAGCGAGCTGAACGACCTGGTTATTGAGGTGAGCGTCCTGACGCCACCTGAGCCAATTGAGGGACCGCCGGAAGAAAGGCCGAAGAATATTAAGGTCGGTAGGGACGGTCTGATAGTCGAGAAGGGAATTTACTCCGGTTTACTGCTCCCACAGGTTCCGATAGAGTGGGGCTGGGACGAGGAGGAGTTTTTAGCCCAGACCTGCTGGAAGGCTGGATTACCTCCAGACTGCTGGCTCGACGAGGACACGAAGGTCTACCGCTTCACGGCTGAGATATTTGAAGAGGAGAAACCAGGAGGGCCGGTGAGGAGGAAGCCGCTGGTTTAA
- a CDS encoding RsmB/NOP family class I SAM-dependent RNA methyltransferase: MELFYRVSFQEVVADALSLVEERELSSKHALERVFKRVAGRDRDKARGLAHAYVFEIEKWRKKIDFIINSVLKGSTVEDLDPYLASLLRIGTFEIHFRKVPPAVATDSIIRVVKERFDFSRAKFVNALMHSIEKFDVEKALKRLKERDKIEWLSVRFSHPRWYVEYAIDLLGYDEVVRLLLSNNKAQRYYVRANTLKTDVDSLRDYLEENGVRTALTPVPDVLKILEYKTPVTRLDWYREGKFVIQDLASAYVAHVLAPEPGERVLDLASAPGSKTFHAASLMENKGEIIAVDYSYDRLMRMKEKMKLLGIKNVKLVHADGQSFRDKEKFDKIILDAPCSSSGTYRQFPEVKWRFNEEKIKRIINVQRNMLRNAYENLRDGGEMTYSTCSIRIDEDEENVLFAVERVGLELMDYPFGWGDRGFLEIGDKVFRAWTHRHDCNSFFIAKMRKG; this comes from the coding sequence ATGGAGCTGTTTTACCGCGTGAGCTTTCAGGAAGTGGTGGCGGACGCTTTAAGCTTAGTTGAGGAGCGTGAACTCTCATCGAAGCACGCGCTTGAGAGGGTTTTTAAGCGCGTGGCGGGTAGGGACAGGGACAAGGCGCGCGGACTGGCTCACGCCTACGTCTTCGAGATAGAGAAGTGGAGAAAAAAGATAGACTTCATAATAAACTCCGTCCTCAAAGGCTCAACGGTCGAAGACCTCGATCCATATCTGGCCAGCCTTCTGAGGATAGGCACCTTTGAAATCCACTTCCGGAAAGTTCCGCCGGCTGTGGCGACCGACTCAATAATCCGGGTAGTTAAGGAGCGCTTTGATTTCTCAAGGGCAAAGTTCGTGAACGCGCTGATGCACTCGATAGAGAAGTTCGACGTGGAGAAGGCACTTAAGAGACTTAAGGAAAGGGATAAAATCGAGTGGCTCTCCGTCCGATTCTCCCACCCGAGGTGGTACGTCGAGTACGCTATAGACCTCCTTGGTTACGACGAGGTTGTCCGTTTGCTCCTCAGCAACAACAAAGCTCAGCGCTACTACGTGAGGGCAAACACCCTCAAGACCGACGTGGACTCGCTAAGGGACTACCTTGAGGAGAACGGTGTGAGGACTGCCTTAACCCCTGTCCCGGACGTTTTGAAGATCCTCGAATACAAGACTCCGGTAACGAGGCTCGACTGGTACAGGGAAGGGAAGTTCGTTATCCAGGATCTGGCCTCTGCCTATGTTGCACACGTTTTGGCTCCCGAACCCGGCGAGAGGGTTCTGGATTTGGCCTCAGCACCGGGGAGCAAGACTTTCCATGCTGCCTCGCTAATGGAGAACAAAGGCGAAATAATCGCGGTCGACTACTCCTACGACAGGCTCATGCGCATGAAGGAGAAGATGAAGCTCCTCGGAATCAAAAACGTCAAGCTTGTTCACGCCGACGGCCAGAGCTTCAGGGATAAAGAGAAGTTCGACAAAATCATCCTCGATGCGCCGTGTTCAAGCTCGGGAACCTACCGGCAGTTCCCTGAGGTGAAGTGGCGCTTCAACGAGGAGAAAATCAAGCGCATAATAAACGTCCAGAGAAATATGCTCAGAAACGCCTACGAGAACCTTCGCGACGGCGGTGAGATGACCTACTCTACGTGCTCGATTAGAATAGACGAGGACGAGGAGAACGTTCTGTTTGCCGTTGAGAGGGTCGGGCTTGAGCTGATGGACTATCCTTTCGGCTGGGGCGACCGGGGCTTTCTTGAAATCGGCGATAAAGTCTTTAGAGCGTGGACGCACAGGCACGACTGCAACTCCTTTTTCATAGCGAAGATGAGAAAGGGTTAA